A genomic segment from Salvia splendens isolate huo1 chromosome 13, SspV2, whole genome shotgun sequence encodes:
- the LOC121761683 gene encoding uncharacterized protein LOC121761683 isoform X1 — protein MEKGSARKPPLPPRRQRMEEKASAAARKPPLPPRRQRVDAKGSAAARNPPLPLPRKRKSGETPNRSWVADQLRPGDRYVKITSKMCVSRVRDMYNVRADWPDDFNVDLALYLITKVQSIEHDHHDQAALSLLKDGPLRIWFPVFRDFALTLLSLCKVDGNLWADRLTQHLIQYIGMKLQSSTKHPDADANADADADADADADDASPSKKLKGS, from the exons ATGGAAAAGGGCTCCGCCAGAAAACCACCCCTTCCTCCCCGTCGTCAAAG AATGGAAGAGAaggcctccgccgccgccagaaAACCGCCCCTCCCTCCCCGTCGTCAAAG AGTGGATGCGAAGGGTTCCGCCGCCGCCAGAAACCCGCCCCTCCCTCTCCCTCGTAAAAG AAAATCTGGTGAAACACCAAATCGTTCTTGGGTTGCCGATCAGCTGCGCCCTGGGGATAGATATGTCAAAATCACATCTAAGATGTGTGTATCAAGGGTGAGGGATATGTACAATGTGCGAGCAGACTGGCCCGATGATTTTAATGTTGATTTAGCTCTATACTTGATAACCAAGGTTCAATCTATTGAGCATGATCATCATGATCAGGCTGCCTTATCCCTCCTAAAGGATGGTCCTTTACGTATATGGTTTCCCGTCTTCCGGGACTTCGCACTAACGCTCCTTTCTCTCTGCAAGGTCGACGGAAATTTGTGGGCAGATCGTTTGACTCAGCATCTCATTCAATATATTGGAATGAAGCTTCAGTCATCCACCAAGCATCCTGACGCTGATGCTAATGCTGATGCTGATGCTGATGCTGATGCTGATGCTGACGATGCTAGCCCCTCAAAGAAACTCAAGGGATCATAG
- the LOC121761683 gene encoding uncharacterized protein LOC121761683 isoform X2: MEKGSARKPPLPPRRQRMEEKASAAARKPPLPPRRQRVDAKGSAAARNPPLPLPRKRKSGETPNRSWVADQLRPGDRYVKITSKMCVSRVDGNLWADRLTQHLIQYIGMKLQSSTKHPDADANADADADADADADDASPSKKLKGS; the protein is encoded by the exons ATGGAAAAGGGCTCCGCCAGAAAACCACCCCTTCCTCCCCGTCGTCAAAG AATGGAAGAGAaggcctccgccgccgccagaaAACCGCCCCTCCCTCCCCGTCGTCAAAG AGTGGATGCGAAGGGTTCCGCCGCCGCCAGAAACCCGCCCCTCCCTCTCCCTCGTAAAAG AAAATCTGGTGAAACACCAAATCGTTCTTGGGTTGCCGATCAGCTGCGCCCTGGGGATAGATATGTCAAAATCACATCTAAGATGTGTGTATCAAGG GTCGACGGAAATTTGTGGGCAGATCGTTTGACTCAGCATCTCATTCAATATATTGGAATGAAGCTTCAGTCATCCACCAAGCATCCTGACGCTGATGCTAATGCTGATGCTGATGCTGATGCTGATGCTGATGCTGACGATGCTAGCCCCTCAAAGAAACTCAAGGGATCATAG